In Pseudomonas fluorescens, a genomic segment contains:
- a CDS encoding peptidylprolyl isomerase: MAKATARHILVATEDKCNELKAQIEGGADFAEIAKANSTCPSSRQGGDLGSFGPGQMVKEFDTVVFSAPVNTVQGPVKTQFGYHLLEVTSRQD, encoded by the coding sequence ATGGCCAAAGCCACCGCCCGTCACATCCTGGTTGCCACTGAAGACAAGTGCAACGAACTCAAGGCCCAAATCGAAGGCGGCGCCGATTTCGCAGAAATCGCCAAAGCCAACTCCACCTGCCCGTCCAGCCGCCAAGGCGGCGACCTGGGTTCGTTCGGTCCAGGCCAGATGGTCAAGGAATTCGACACCGTCGTGTTCAGCGCCCCGGTCAACACCGTGCAAGGCCCGGTGAAAACCCAGTTCGGTTATCACCTGCTGGAAGTGACCAGCCGTCAGGACTGA